The Megalobrama amblycephala isolate DHTTF-2021 linkage group LG16, ASM1881202v1, whole genome shotgun sequence genome includes the window CTATTATATGGGCAAGAACGAATTATTCACAAAAGTCTCAAAAAGTCTCAACAAAGTAACCTCAAAACACTCTCAGGACATACAATTATACAGTAATATAGCTAGGGATATTTTAGTTTGAGTTTTTCTCCTCTCATCCCTACTATTTAAAACCCCAAGAACTCAATGATTTGACAATGATTTGATTGCGCGATACTTTCAATTTGAATATTCAAAGGCTTCGTAAAAAGACTTATTTCTGAGTGATATTCGCTATTACAGTGCATATAATAACATCTCTTTTAATAGAATGTTGTGTTATTTCACATTTTGACATCaaccaaatatatatttttaacattttatcatCCTTTTGCTGTTGGTGGTTGGAGTCTCCCTTAGAAGCAATATTTCAACTTTGCAGTGAGACTGAAGGCACAAATGAAGCTTTACATGCCATGACACATTGTAAATAGCTTCTCTAATACGTagtcttggaaaaaaaattaattattgcGTCGTGTAGATCATATTTATGCAGTATTTTAAGAATTATTGGAGTTGTGGGCGTGGCATATGAAAGCAGCCATGTTTGTCATTAGAACAATTGGGACGTCTGCTGAAGTCAGGTTACTGGGATAGTGGAGGCAGGTATAAGAAGGCTAAATATGAAATTTATtcagttatatttatatatttaattcaaaggGTCAGTTGCTGCAGTTGTTGAAGGTCAAAAGCAAGTTAACTGAAAGCGATGTTCACAACACTTATATGCTATTAATTTCCTTTCTCACGGTATTTTCTGTTTCAATGCAATAGATTCATTAATCAATGCAAATTTATCAAcattatcatcatcaccatcatcatatAGATCCCCAAAATAAATATAAGTGGTTTGATGCGGAGTGATGCTCATCACAAACAGAATCTCACACACCTGATTTTACTCCTAATTTAGGCCTAATTTAAACGAAAAAGCTCCAAGAGGCATATTTACATTTCTTATACCATAATGCTGTTGATTATTTACATGTGTCATATTTAATGGTCGCGTATTTAAGAAGACTGAAAGCGGGCAGAATTGATGACATGCAGGTGTTCTTTGTCTTAGAAAAGAAGTCGGGTCCTTGTGACATGTAGTACAGACAAACTGAACATTTCGTTCGCAAGTGCagaatatttgtaaattaaattatggATAAAACATGGAGTACTTTATAAACACGTCTTTAATCATCTTGAATATAGTCCTAATTCAACTGTGTCTTGGTGGGATTTCTAAAGGATGTCCTTTGTGAAATTGATTTGAAAAGTTAAACCGCTGCAAACAGACCTccaatttcaaaatattacttaaTTACCAGTCTCTTATTATCAGTCACCTTGATGAACAGATCTTTTATAATCCTAAGAAATCTCCAAGAAACCTCCAAGAAACACTTCAACCGTGTTGGAGAGGTCGGTTCTTACGAGATGTGGCCAGTTGAATGTCGCCCCCTGGTGATTAAACCGGGGAACGCTTAGGTCCTGTCACCAGACCTCCATTTATATGTCATCTAACTAtgctggggtgcgtttcccgaaagcatcgttagtgaactatggtcgtaagtcccattgaactctattggtaacgacggaacttacgaccatagttcgctttgggaaacgcacccctggtctGACACGGTTTATTAAGAGTCACTTAATGCACTCAGTTTGgcaatacatttaataataataaaaaaatcagcaaATTTTCCAAATTTTTCCCATGCAGAGGTAAATTCTACTGGATTGAAGATATAAACTAGAGGAAGAATCTAAATTCATGCaagaatgtttttgaacaataaataataattagtttTGAATAAAgtgaacaatttaaaatgacacaaaaaaaacccccaatgtataaaaaacaattgctgtgtgtgtttgtgtgagtgttagTGTTCCATAAGGGTTCAGTCACTAGCAATGTTATCACATAAAAAATTctggatggaaatgccaagaGGCGCacaaattctaaaaatgtgcacaaaaaaaatgtatgtgctCAATTgagatgatgtttttattcatgCGCATAAACTATGATGAAAACACATTTACCAAATAAATCCCTCAATACGCAACAAAAAACTTGTGTGACTTTGCCTTAACAGGGGGTGTGACTGATAACTGGATTAATTGGAATCATCATAAGGGGTTGATTAGCATATAAGCACATAATATATCATAGGTTACCAATTTCTCCATTTTATATGGTACATTTTTTTACTGACAATTCCTGTGAGACTTTTTAGAattaaaacagagaaaaaaatcaaataataatgtaaaagatTTCCCCccttattttatttagatttttttcttctataaTGTTGTATGTGAATATACAGGGAATATACTGTGAATCTGTGAGGCATTAAAACTTGATTTAATGATTTGGTGTAATTGtcttgaaaatgtttgtacatttaatttttaataaaaggtTTGAGTTTTCATTGCATGTAAAGTTTTTTCTGTTGTGTTTACACGAGACACGTGTTTGTGCCTCAAATGCAAAACTGCATTTGGCCTGTGAATTCCATTGTGTTGTTGAGttacaagaatacttttttgcagttttagtttatttatctTTTAGACAGTTTTCACAAcatattttgaatgaaagattcaCAAGAAGAGAAGTAGAAATAGCTAGATATTACACATcaactataaatattttaacacttaatttttgcagataatatacatttaaatagacTCACAATCACTTCATGtgtcatagaaataaaaaatctgACATACAGATGCCTTATACTGATTGTTATCCTAATTATCCTGCTGAGTCAATATAATTTGTGATGACTAGAAAATCTAAGATaccattataataaatgatacaaataaaacattaagaTATAATAGTATGTTTTGTTCCCCAATGTTACTCCTTAGCTGTGCTAagtaaaactgacaaaaaagaTTTTAGTGCTAATTGTCTTGTGTTTTGAAGAGGTGTTGATCTGCTAGGCTTGTAAGCCTTTACTTCTTTATACAGTTCAATCTCAGAATGCCCTCCTGACCTCATACTGTGACCAAGTGCTACCAGTGTCCTCCTTCCCCCATACCTGACTGTCACTCAAGGCTGAAGGTGCACTTTCTGTATCTTCTGATGGTAGAACTGGCATTAGTTTGGTCGCAGGCTCAGTCATGAATGAAGGGGAAGCAAAACTGCCAGGCGTGGACTGAAACGAGGAGTGATAGTTGACTTCATCCAGTGAATGGAGAGAGTATGACTGGGAAGACGTCATGCTTGAACCCCGGGAAGATGAGCGGAACTGGGTCGGGCTGGCGGTCTCAGGGTTGACCAGAGAACTGGGTGTAGACAGGGGCATGGGAGCCAGACCATCTCCACACAAACCCTCCACTACCTCGGTCCCCGTGGGCTCCCAAGAGTCCCTCTGCAGTCAACATCAAAAATTCATTACCTTTAAAAATATTCTCAAATGACAAGACACTAAATGCAAAAATTGACTGAACCTCCTTGTACTAAAGCCAATATCCTTTAAAACAGGTGAATACAGAAAGTGAGAGAGACAACAGACAGTAGTTTGAAAAATGTCTATTCAAAAGAATGgcacagagagaaaaaaaaagaagaagaagcagccaGTATACTGAGATATATCTTTTCAAGGCCAGAATAAACCTATATAAATTGTTGGAAGATGTGGTtgacttttaaattgtaacatatTTAGATTCTGTACTCCtctatatttataaaaaaaaaaaaaaaaaaaattatatatatataactatttttaatgtttttgaatgaagtctcttatgctcattaaggctgcatttattgtataataaatacagaaaaaaaacaataatattgtgaaatattattacaatttaaaattatggttttctattttaatatactttaaaatataatttatttctgtgatgcaaagccgaattgtcagcatcattactccagtcttcagtgtcacatgatccttcagaaatcattctaatatgctgatttattatcaatgttggaaacagttgtgctgcttaatattagtttataacctgtgatactttttcaggattctttgatgaataaaaaatttaaaaatatcagcgtttatttaaaatataaatcttttgtagcaATATAcacttcaaaagtttggggtcagtattttttttcctttttttttttttttttttgaaagaaattaatacttttattcagcacggatgtgttaaatttataaaaactgatagtaaagatttatattgttagaaaatatttatattttgaataaatgctgttctttttaaccttttattcatcaatgaatcctgaaaaaagtatcacaggttccaaaaatatattaagcaacacaactgtttccaacactgataataactgagtgtcaaatcagcatattagaatgatttctgaaggatcatgtgacactgaagactggagtaatgatgctgaaaattcagctttgcatcacagaaataaattatattttaaagtatattaaaatagaaaactacaattttaaattgtaataatatttcacaatattattgttttttctgtatttagtatgaaataaatgcagccttaatgagcataagagactttaaaCAATAGTAATATACAATAGTTAAatatagtaatgtttccaaacttttgactggtatatattttaaatatattttaaatatttaaaatatatacaacataatgttttatataattttcaaaactcaaacacacatatgcatgtgtgtatatatatatatatatatatatatatatatatatatatatatatatatatatatatatatgacaaagttcaatcaataaattaaataacatgTTTGCAGTTTCATCCAAGTAATATGagttttgtttaattaaataattacgtaatttaacaaatatttttaatattttaattatatataaaacaaatttttGCTGACAAACAGTTAAACAGTTTAATTCTAAAGTATTAGGTAAGTCGGGTTAAGATGCCCAACCCcaaccatatttttttttctcctgacaatagattttttaatatttcattcatttttccaTTTCATCCAAGTATTATAGGTTTTCAggataaaaagaaatgtttctatattttaattcaattgTATTTTATGGGCATATTGACACagttcaaataaatcaataaattaaataagtttGCAGGCAGTAGTCCAGGTTTTCCTTGGTGTAAGATGACCACCAGAATTGGCACAGAAGGCCCCAGGTGGCATGTTGTTACTAgtgatattatttttaaatgtaatacttATTGTAATTAATAGGGTTGTTATTCAGTATTTCCATGAATTAGATGTAGGCTACATTTTAGACATTTTCACTTTGATCAAAAGCTTTAGGTTAGTTGAGAGTTAGTggaatatttttaatttgcatTCATAGTGTTGCTATTATATCTTCTATTAAACTATGGGCAATTACATATGTAAATATTCATATGCCTGAATATAAGTCATAGAAAATTTTGACCTTTCAGATTAATCTCTTTCACTGGGATTCTGCTTTGTCTGTCATTGGTTATTTGATTTTATCAActaaattgtttatttaaaaaaaaacaaaaaaaaaacaatagtttatttagtattttacattaatgacactttaaaataaatataaatattatagaattatgatattataaatattataaaattatatcaaaAGGCATTTCTACATTATGCAGACAGGGTTTCTTACCCCAGGTCTtttaatatttgacattttgtgCAATAACAACTAAATTAGCaaatcattatatatattttcttataataatACATTGGGGGATGCATCATCGTCCTGCACATGCTAAACTTATATCTAAAtatgtaacaatataaaagcaaattttatattgttacatattttaaaatttaaaaattgttaAGGGGGGCATCTTTCCCCATCTTCCCCAATTTTTTGGGAAAACAGAAAACCATATTTATATAGGTTTATTCCGGCCTTGACAACATCATACTggccttttttcctttttcttatttttttcccatagAACTCTCTGTGGCATTCTttttcatatacattttttcataTAACTTTTACAGAACTTCAGAAAAATATGCCCTTTATAGCTTAGAAATAGCTGAACTACTGAATATTTCCAATACAAAGCAGAACAGACTTTGTCCCCCACATATAGACTTGTGCAAATGGACATCTTTTCTGACTGTGCCTTCTTGCTATATGTGCCTGATCTTACCAGCAAATAATGTGAAGGGTCACTGGAGTAAGGAGGGAGCAAAGAAGACAATGCAGAGGGCGAGAATATCGTACTTCCTCCGCTGGAGAAAGGTGTACTGCGGTAGTCTCCAAAAGACTCTGGGTAGTAGCTGTCTATAAGAGAGGAATAACCAGACACACATCCGGTGTCGCACGAGAGAGACTTTCCCGTTAGCGACGAGGGGTAGACGTCAGCAGAAAATGGTTTCGTTGAGGAACAAAACTCTGTGTCTGAAATGAAAGGTCTTCTCATGCCGTAGTAACTTGGAAGCATGTGAGAACCTGGAGAGACCCAAAAATTTtgattaatacatgaaaataatttatgaCTGATACAGTATTTAGAGTATCTAGAAATGGCATTGCacatttctgaatttaatatACTTGCAAAGTGTAGGAGACTCACCAGCCATTTGAACAAACTGACTCGGAGGAGAGGATACACCctggaaaaaagtcagaatgatTCCCATCAATCATGAGTTTTCTGTAATCGCTTCGTTTGACTAATGCAATCTAGTCTTAATAGCACATGACAAGCTAAAGCATGAAATATTTGCATACATCTATTGAACTGCCCCCAAATCTTAGAGAGATTGCAAAGAGTGTCTCACTATAATCCAAGTgttcaaaataaacaatatgATCCGATGAATAACCAAAATCAAAAACACAATCAGGGCAGCCTTTAAAATACGAATAAAATATGTTGTATATCTCACTTTCTCTTAGCCTACATCCTAGTTTTGCAGGACTAGAGGATGAGACTAGTTAAGGTTCAATTATTCTATGACCAAAACGACAATGGGACCTAGAGATTTGTAGCATACAGTTTTGTTATTGAATGGTTGAGAGCTATTGGTGCGGCAATGCAGACAGACACATGCTCTTTTTCTTTTGCATACTGCAAGCATAAAAGAGCTGATATCAAGGCAGCACTGGCTGGAGGGCAAACAAATTTTGAGGCTAGCATTTGAATGTCATTTGCTCGTTCCAAGACTGTCCTATGTGAACAACCTACGCCTCAGTGCCTCTTTGAAGGCATGGTATGGAAATCAGGCTGTTGAAGAGTTCCAAGGCTGTAGCACTGCACCTGATTCAGCCTCAAGATAAACCACACTGGAGTAGGTGGAAGTGAGGGGGTTGGTGGTTTGTAGCCGCTTGAGTCAACTGAGCAATGAAATAGCTCTACTGTACAAGAGTGGGATAGAGTAAAATGAAGTTCGATACTATGCAAACACTTTTTCTGTCCTCATAAAACTTAATTTCTATGTCTAAAATTTATTATGACTTTGCTTTTGAATTGCTCACTAGATGATTGTGTTATATGGAGAACATTTGCTTAAAAAGTGACATTTGTCTATCTATAGatactgtctatctatctatctatctatctatctgtatgttattctatgtatttttctgtctttctatGTATCTGTCtattatctgtctatctatctgttgttcAATCTGTATTTTTGTGTGAAGCTGGGCACTGATCTGGTTGAAAGCACAGGGGGGTAGACCTGCAAGGCATTTCTGCCAGACGCAGAAATGACACCCTTCACTGATGTTTCGCTCCTTTAATCCCGGAACATCTCAAAGTGCCTCCAGCCTACATACTTCCAGGATTTCGGCCAGCTTGTGCAGGAACCGGTTGTCATTTGTAGCTGCCCTGCGTCAGTGCTGCTTTACAGGAGGATAGTATGTGCCACAGGCTTGGATTCTTGTGCTTACAAAGTTCACAGGACTCCTCAGAACTGTACCACAGGTGTAGATTCCGAGGACTGGGAAGGGTGTCATATGTGGCCTGGGTGGTAAAGCTCAACCTTGCTTGGGGTATTCTCCACATGTCCGTCCATGTTATGGTCCTGTCTATGACTGCCTCCCTTTTTTGTGGCTTTGGACCACAACTTGGGAGTCATTCCACATCCAAGGCCAGCCCTGCCAGTCTACAGCCACCCAATGATCTCCTGATGTTTCAGCTGATTGATAGCCTGATCTACTACCTTCTACTTTACTGCTGCATTCCACTTTTTTCCAGAACGGACTTGAACCTTGGAGTTTTGGATGGTGGGGTCAGGTGAGTCTCTGAGCTCAAACAAGAGCCTCACCTTCTCCTGATTGAACCCCAGGCTGATGGATTTCTGGGGAAGCTGTAAGGTGTTTCTTCCAAACAGTGCCGTGTTGGAGAGGCACCGTGGGAGGCCCAGCCAATTACGGATGTAGCTATTGGCTTTGCAGTCCGTCTTTTCAACTGCTGTCAAGGTGATGTCACACAACTTCAAGGGCCACATATAGGGTGAACTGGTAACACCAGACCTTGAATTTTCTTGGTAGAAATCTTTGGTCGATTTTGCTCAATCCATCAAATGAGATGTCACCGAGGCGGCCATGTGCTTGTCAGATAGCTCAGCAGTCCAGAGCCTTCCAAGACTTCATATGGGTTTTTCTGCCAACAATGGGATTCTCTCACTGTTGACTGAAAAGGAAATGTTGTAATTTCTCACTCCTTTCCAGATTGATAGGCTGCAAGACTTGGCAGGTTTTACCTTCATACAGGCCCACAGTAGCAGCTCATTCAGCCTCCGCAGTAGCCTGTTGGTACATGCTGCCATTTGGAGAAGTGTAGTGACATCATCCATGTAGCTCCGTATGGCTGGAAGCCGCTGGCTTGATTGCGATCTAACTCCACAAACCATTTGTCTTCCGGCCTATTAGGATGATCTAAAAAGCTAGAGTGAAAAGGATGGCAGAGATCGAACAACCCATCACTATCCCTTTCTGTAACGTTTTGAGGTATCCTGGGTTGTGTAGCAGACATAAAAGTTGTTGAAGTAGTTTGCTACTAACTTCTGGATACCTGATGGCATGTGGAAAAAGTTCAGCATGAAGAAAATTAGCTGGTGGGGAACAGACCTGTAGGCATTTGCAAGGTCCAGCCAAACTACGTGGAGATCTAATTTATTGCGTTTGGCTGTCTGGATTTGTTCCCAAATCATGGCACAATATTCCACACAGCCAGGAAACCCAGACACACCTTCTTTCTGACAGCTGATATCAATGAAGTTATTTGCTAAGATGTAGTCAGTGATAAGTTTTGCcaccacaaagaaaaaaatcttccCTTCAACATTTTGTAGGGCAATGCCTCTGAATTGGCTGATGCTTTGGGAGTCTTTTTCCTTTAAAATGAACATGGTGACTGCAATTCTCCATGCTGGTGGGATGGATTGGGTTTTTCAGGCAATGTGCATTAGCTTCCATAACAGCTTCAGGAGCCTGGGGCAGTTCTTGAAAACCCTATAGGGAACGCCATTTGGTTTAACGGCTGATGCAGCTCTTGCTCGCTCCACCACCTGCTTGACTTATGCCCATTTAGAGGAGCTGGTGTCAAACTGAGAGGAAGGTTCCAGTGGCTGAGGTACATGCCCTGGGGATCCAAGCAGGCTCTCCTTTTGACTCACTGAGTTGGTTTTTGCAGTATTTCTCCAACTCCTGCTCGATTGACTACAGTGTCCCAGACTTTTTGTTCTCTAGCAACCCCTTAGCATGCTTGAAGGGATCCCAGATGAAGCCCTTGCTTTCTCCCTGTGTTTCCTAATTTCTTCTGCTCATCTCTGGTGTTTGAGCCGTGTTTTTATCTGGCTTCACAGGCTCTGCAGGCCCTCTTTTTCACTGTTGCTGGTGGTGCGCCATGATTTCCAAAGCAGCCCTTGCTCTTTTACCAGCTGGAGGATTTCCCGCTCCCATCTCCCATTCTGTTTGGGAGTAATCCTCATCTGGGGCAACTTTCCAAATCTGCTTTTGCCCTCGTTGTATATAATGAGGCCAATGGTATTTAACTGCCTCTTAGAATGGACTGGAGAGTGGTGTACAGGCTCTGGTCAAAGCTTGCCCATGTGTGTTTATCACTGAATTTTGGCCACTTGATTTTTGGCATCTGGGTGTGCTTGACTGGTGGCTTTATAGGTTCCCTGCTTAATGCACACAGCCAGGAAACCCAGGCACACCTGCCTTCTGACAGtgaagttattttattattcaatgaagttatttgcacaaaataaaaaatacaaaatttatgtacaaaatacaaCTTTACCAATTAATACATCTTAACCAATCAATGCCTAACTTCAGTCTTGTTTTCAACCCTTTTGCCATGAAAGCTATCTTTATAACacaatacttaaaggtgccctagattcaaaaattgaatttacgtcagcatagttaaatagcaagagttcagtacatggaaaagacatacagtgagtctcaaactccattgtttcctccttcttatataaatctcatttgtttaaaagacatccgaagaacaggcgaatctcaacataacaccgactgttacgtaacaatatttgcatattccagcccatgttcccaacattatgaaaggcattagacaagggcagaacgtctggatgtgcacagctgaatcaacagactaggtaagcaagcaaggacaatagcaaaaaatggcagatggagcaataataactgacatgattcatgataacatgatatttttagtgatatttgtaaatcgtctttataaatgtttcgttagcatgttgctaatgtactgttaaatgtggttaaagttaccatcatttcttactgtattcagggagacaagagtcgtcactattttcatttttaaacacttgcagtctgtataatgcataaacacaacttcacattctttataaatctctccaacagtgtagcattagccgttagccacggagcacagcctaaaattcattcagaatcaaatgtaaacatcaaaataaacactgtacttacgcgattagacatgctgcatgacgaacactttgtaaagatccattttgagggttatattagctgtttgaactttttttatgttgtttaaggcaagcgcgagctcttggggcgtggagcacgagatttaaagggccacacaccctgaatcggctcatttctaattatgccccaaaataggcagttaaaaaaatgaattaaaaaaaatctatggggtattttgagctgaaacttcacagacacattcaggggacgccttagacttatattacatcttttaaaaaaaaagttctagggcacctttaaaacaatatgtaaaaataaaaatctaataaCATTCTGTAACATCAGCTCTCTTTCTGTAAAAGGGTTGTTATTCTCTTAATGCcacttttttcacttttttgtcttaatttcaactttttaaaagCAAAGATTACATAAGAGTAGTATTTTACTATTGTTCATCTGGAACCTCTGGCAAGTGTCTGTATTGTTTTGGTCCTGTGTTTGGACATGACTTCTGTGGACAGCGTTTACTGAAGTCTGCAGATGGCTCTTCTACTTAAATAAAAGGCCATAGATACAGAAGTAAGCTTATTATAAAGCTATTTTTGTTCTGCGTGGCCTCAACATGCTCCAATTCTCCTGAGCAACCCTCCCCCTGCTCAGCCATTGTAGTATGTGTTTGGTCTTAGTCGTGTCCATGTGGGATCACAATGATTGACACCTACATACACTTTTTTATGCTTTGAAAACATAGTTACTTTTCAACATTGTTACTTTTCATAACATACAAAAGATTAATTACCAGTCACGGCTCAAAGAACCAATAATACAtcacacatggaaatctgaagTCACAAAGTCACGAAACTCATATATGAGAAAATGACACTGGTTATCTCTAATTCTCTAATTCTtagcatatataaatatatattttatatatatataaaatttaatagAAACGTTTGTGTAAAattgaagtattttttttttaaactgttaatACTATTAGTCTGTACATTGACGAGACAAGTCATTACGCTACTTATTCAAACAAAAGCGAGTTCAGTGTGCCATAGACATAGAGAAAAGCTTTCCCTCTTGTGCAGCCAGATGTCTGCAAGTCTGATTTGTGCTTGTCTAGAGTGACAACAGGCGACTTGTCTGTGGTCTGCAGGAGGAACAATACAGTGGAGCAGGTGTGCGAGTGTTTGACTTTGCATAGCCATACTACAGCAGCAAAAGGATGATTTACTCCCAAACCTCAGGAGCTCATGAGCATCAGCACTGCTGCTATTGTTTGCCGCTAATGTGCAGCCATTCACTAACGGGCTTTGCTTCGTCCCACCCGTGTGAGAAAAGGACAAGACTCTGAGAGACTGTATCAGAGGCCATAGGTTCATCATTAGAATAAAAAAGATAAGCCAATGAGCAAATAAAGTGGTGGGGCACAGAAAATACCAACTGTTTTAAACTGACTGTTTGCATATATGAAAGAAGAGCAGAGTGGCGGTGTGAATGGACTGAAAGGAAGCATTGTGAATGACAGGGCGGGGTACATTTCAGTTGAGGGAATTGACCAGGTAAGATTAAGCGGTGGACTTACTGTGTAGCGAGGCCCGCTCGTCTGCCGTGACCTCTTTTCTGCCAGCAGATCTTTCACAGTGTGCTTGACACGGACTCCCTGATACACTCTTTTTGAGCATTCtgcaaaaaagaaatgaataaatacacaGAGATAGGAGTTTAAAGTACAAGTAAAAGCACTTTAAAATGTGTGCTGATTAACTCTGGATGGCTGATGTTATACAGTTTGTGTAGAATATCAATACAGCACCATAAATGAATGTCTGTCAGATAAATTCACGTGAAATCATTTGCACACAAATCACAAATAGCATGCCTTGAATATAAAACTGTTAATGATATTCAGATGTTCAGATTTGTGTAATAATTGTGCATTTATTACGTAATTTACATCATTATTTCTCATTTGCAGATTCATTTATGAGCAGGTACAGTCTCCAGTCAGTTTTATGGCGTGCATCTATAACTGGCATGGAAATTATCTTTGGTTTTGGTCAATGCAAATTGGTCAGTTTACAAACACTAACTCTGTCCAGTTGAAACATCATGAGGGGCCGATTATCATTTTATGTTTAAGTCAAATCTGCTGTTATGACTCAAAGTAATGGAGGAGGATGCAGGTGAGGGAAAATCACTCAGCATTGATGTTACCCTGAAACGATCTTGCGTTTAAAGTTCATTTCCCGAAAAATACATAAAGATGATTCCTGGGAAGCACAGATAGTCAACACAACAGTgtatttgcaatttaaaatgtCTGTGATAGGAAATTGCATGCAAAAATCATTGTAGTGTTATGTAAAAGACCCCAGCTTCATGAATGAAGTTCAGGACCTCAGAAGTTCCCCTGGTATTTAAGCATCAAAAATGGTTGTGTacgaaatattacatttatccCATTTTTGCAGCATTAAAAGTGCTTTTAATCTGGCTCAAAGTACACTGAGCCTGGTCTATCATTTCTTGTGATTAAGTAATCAGACCAGTTAACGTTaaagttaaatattaaatgacaTAGTTCAACCATTCCGAGATTAAtctt containing:
- the si:ch211-213d14.1 gene encoding uncharacterized protein C11orf53 homolog; the protein is METECSKRVYQGVRVKHTVKDLLAEKRSRQTSGPRYTGVSSPPSQFVQMAGSHMLPSYYGMRRPFISDTEFCSSTKPFSADVYPSSLTGKSLSCDTGCVSGYSSLIDSYYPESFGDYRSTPFSSGGSTIFSPSALSSLLPPYSSDPSHYLLRDSWEPTGTEVVEGLCGDGLAPMPLSTPSSLVNPETASPTQFRSSSRGSSMTSSQSYSLHSLDEVNYHSSFQSTPGSFASPSFMTEPATKLMPVLPSEDTESAPSALSDSQVWGKEDTGSTWSQYEVRRAF